In Paraglaciecola sp. T6c, the sequence CACTTGGCTTTCATCAAAGTCCATTTGCTGGATTTGCTCGTTATTTACCACCAAATCCGCGTGACAAACATCCAAATCATTCTCAATGGAAAATAAAATGCTCTCACCTTTATTGTATGCTATCAGGTCTTTCACGCCGGAGATGGGCGTGGTGTTATCCGCCTCGGAGTGCGCCGCAAAAAGAGCAATATCCAGCGGCTTTTGTTGTTCTAACAAGTCGCGAACTGAGAATATAACGTCCGTTAACTGAAACGCCGAATAACGCGCCACACTAGGGTATTTAAAAGGATTCGGCCCAACGCTTTGATAATCACCATCTAGCGTTTTGGCCAACCACTTTATGCCCCAAATATTGGCCATGGTCTCAACACTTGGATCTAGCGCTAACGCCCCAGAAAACAGCAGTAATCCTGTTGCTTCATTTGGGTTTTCCAGCACATATTGCGCAGCCAGCGCACCACCAGTAGAGAATCCGCCGATATATAAATCAGTGCCAAACTCCGGTGCTAAGCCAATCATATTTTGTACATTATCATGCCAACGCGCCGCCAATTCAGGATCTTGCATGTCTGCATCAGCCTCTTTTTTACCATGACCAGGCAGTAGAGCAACCAACACGTTGTAGCCCTGATCGTATAGCGACTGGGCAATCGTCGTTAAGAAAAAAGGTGAATCACTGAGTCCGTGAAAAAGCACAAACACCTTTTGGGTTTTGTCACCATGATGCAAAACAAACGGGGCGTTACCTTCATTTTTTAGCAGCGAAGAGCACACCTTATGACGATGCGATGGCTGACTTGAACAAGATATTATCTGGCCTAGTTGGTTTTGATAAAGCTGATCAAACTTGGCTAAACCAGCGGTGACGGTTGCGTTAGCTTGCGATGCAGTTAGTAATATAAGAGTGAGAGTTAATAATGGTCTAAATACCAATCGCTTAAATGACATAAAATAGGTGTCTGTCTAATAAATTTTGACCTTATCATAGCTGGCAGTGCCATCGATTACCACGGGTGACATTTTTCTCGCCCATAAAAAAGGGCTAACATGGTTAGCCCTTACAGTATTTATATTGCGATGAGTTTATTTATTAAAAAATTCTGCCAATTCATCGCTACCACCGATGTGCTGACCATTGATGAACACCTGCGGCCAAGTATCGTTACCTGAAATAGCTTTCATACCAGTGAACGTAATTTCTTTGCCCATCACAAGTTCTTCAAACTCGTAACCTTTTTCTGTTAACAAAGCTTTTGCTTTGGTACAGAAAGGACAACCAGGTTTAGTGAAAATTGCTGCAGGAGCGGGTTTAGCCGCATTTGGAGCAATATACTCAAGCATGGTATCAGCATCAGATACTTCAAACGGGTCGCCTGGTAAATCCGGTTCGATGAACATCTTGTCTACCACACCGTCTTTCACCAGCATAGAGTAACGCCAGCTGCGTTTGCCAAACCCAAGGTCTGCTTTATCAACAAGCAAGCCCATACCGTCAGTAAATTCACAGTTACCATCTGGTAATAGGCTGATGTTTTGCGCTTCTTGGTCTTGCGCCCATGCGTTCATCACGAATGTATCGTTTACAGAAACACATACTATTTCATCTACACCGTTGGCTTTAAACACTTTCGCCAGTTCGTTGTAACGCGGTAAGTGAGTAGATGAACAAGTCGGCGTAAATGCACCAGGTAAAGAGAACACAACGACTGTTTTTCCTGAGAATATTTCATCTGTAGTACGTTTTTCCCATTCGTCGTTCACACGTACAGGGAAAGTCACATTAGGAACACGTTGGCCTGTTTTATCTGCAAAATTTGGATTAGACATAATATCTCCAGTTAGTTATTGAGTTAATCAATTTGATGTAGCTACTATAGCCCACCACCAAGAACATAAAAAACAATTAAAATCTATCAGCTAAATCTAATTAATCGATTAAAGAAAGAGGCTCTGACTAAATGCTCCTGCGTTGAAACTCACGCTTTGAAAAAGTCGTCTCCTTGCTGACTCAGCATCGCCTCAATCTCTTCTATATCAGGTAATTGTGACGTTTCTGCGTCTTTTGACGGGCCGCAGGGTATCGCTTTTTGTTCGTCTGCCCATTCACCTAAATCAATTAGCTGACACTTCTTACTGCAAAAGGGTCGAAATGGACTACTTTCATGCCACTCGACCGATGTCTTACATGACGGACAATTCACCTTCATGACCGGCTCCTCTCTCAAATCGTAAATCGTTGCTGGTCAACAACAGGCCAACTTGCACGTTACGTGTTCGTCCACTGTTGTTGAGCCCTGCATATTCGGTGTGAACAACATAAACCGGATCGCATAGCGATATTTATTGCCGCTTAACATGGGGTAGTAACCTTGATCAGTTGCACTGATAACCCGGATAAGCTCATTTTTATCATCCGCAATGCCTTGGTAAAAACCTTTCGCCGCTTCTATTGGTACAAATCGGCCTCGTTCGCGCAAAAATGCCAGAATGACTTGTAAGCCGCGATCGATTAGATCGATGTCAGACATCCATCCTTTGATATCTCCTTGAATTCGCTCAAAAGGCTGTTGCAGCCAATAATGTAGGCTTGGCAAATCGAAACTGCAGGTGCCTCCAGGTATGGAAAAACGTTGGCGTATCGCTGCAAGAAAGCGGTCTTCTTTTAAATCTGAACCGAATTTTTTGGCACTTTTAAGCTCTTCACGCAAACGCAATATCTGCTGCAAAGCAGACTGTAAAGCGTCGTTATCAATGTTGGGGTGCTGTGACCATAGAACAAGGTTTTTTTCTTGTACTTCAATATCTTTTAGCACGTCTGTGCGAAGATCCAAACGCTCAAGTAAATCTAACAAAGTGAATAATGAAGATAGAAACTGAATATATTGCCAACTCTTGGTGGCTTCTTTCACTTGATTTAATTGTTGAAAAAGTTGCTCTAGGCGCAGATAAGTTCTGACCTTTTCATTGAGCGGAAATTCGTAAATGGCTTGGGGCATTACTCTCTCAAAGTTATGTGAATGTAGGTATGAAAAAAAGCGTAAACAGTTGGACAGCAAAAAGTCCAATTTGTTTATCATTCGATTTAATGCATCGACACAGCTATACAACGTCGATAATCAGCTTAAATCAAGACTGGTCGATAGCGCCAGCGTACTTAAGGTAGCTATGATGAAGATTAGCAACCTGTTTTACCAGCGCGATTTCGTTGCCACTATTATCTATCACGTCATCAGCAACCTCAAGCCGTTGTTGCCTAGTCGCCTGAGACGCCATAATCGACTTGATCAACGTCTCATCTGCTTTATCCCGCGCCATGCTTCGCTGCAATTGCATTTCCTCGGGCACATCGACGATCAGAACCCTATCGACAGTTTTGTAACTACCGTTTTCAACCAGTAGCGGGACGCTTAACATACAGTAGGCTGACGTCGCTTCGATTGTTTGACGCAAGGTTTCTTGTCTTATTAGGGGGTGTAGTAACGCATTGAGCCACGCTTTAGCCTGCTCATCACTGAAAATTATCTCCCGTAGTGCGCGCCGATTAAGGCATTGCCCTTGATCTAAAATCCCTGTACCAAATTTAGTAATAATGGCGCGCAAACCTTCGGTTCCCGGGGCTACCACATCTCTGGCAATCACATCCGCATCAATAATATCAACGTCTAACTTGGCGAACTCGTTGGTAACAGTCGTTTTACCGCTGCCAATTCCCCCGCTGATCCCAACAACATAGTTACTCATAGCGCTTTCTCGTATCTTTTTATCATGATGTTGCTCATCGTATGCCAACCCACTGCCAGTAATAGTCAGAAATCCAATCTCCGTATAACAAGGTTAGCCAACCAGCAATGGCCAAATACGGTCCAAAGGGAATCGCTTGACCTTTGTCCTTGCCCTGAATTGTCAATATGCTAATTCCAATAACAGCGCCAACCAATGAAGACATGAGGATAACGATAGGCAAATACTGCCATCCCAACCAAGCACCAAGCGCAGCCAGTAGTTTGAAGTCTCCATACCCCATGCCTTCCTTACCTGTGAGTAACTTGAATGCCCAATACACAGACCAAAGACTTAAATAGCCTGTGGTCGCCCCTATGATCGAATCTGTGGGTGTTACGTCAGGGTTAATAATACTGAACAGTAATCCCATCCACAGTAACGGTAGCGTGAGCTGGTCAGGCAACAACATGGTATCAATATCGATAAAAATCAGCGCAACCAAAACCCAAGTCAGCACCACGGCTGCAAGCGCTGACCAAGAATAACCAAAATGCCAGGCTATCCACACGGAGCAAAATGCAGTGCCTAGCTCAACAAGAGGGTAACGAACTGAAATAGCGTTTTGACATTGGCTGCATTTCCCTCTAAGCAACAACCAGCTTAGCACCGGGATATTTTCCCACGCCCGAATTTTATGCTGGCAGTTTGGACAGGTCGAATCAGGTTTCACAAGGTTAAAATTTGCAGGCTCAGTAGGTGCCTTGCTAGGCGTATTTTCGAGCGCTGTGTCAGTATCAAAGTGCGCGTGAAAATCCGCTTTCCAGCTGCGCTCCATCATAATGGGTAAGCGATAAATAACCACATTCAAGAAGCTACCTATCATCAAGCTAATGATAAAAACGAAACCGAGGAAAAAAATGAGAGAGTCAGCCATCAGCTGAAAAATTGCATCCATTGTACAGAGCTTTTAAAGGCGATTAATGGTCGCTAGCTTGCCAGAAAAGGCAAGGCGAAACTAGGCCTCAGGATAGATTGTACGGCTGTTGCAGCCTTTTTACTCCTTAAACAACATTACCCATTTCGAATATCGGTAAATACATGGCAACAATCAAACCACCAATCACCACCCCAAGCACGGCCATTATCATAGGCTCTAGTAAGCTGGTTAGACCATCCACCATATCGTCGACTTCTGCTTCGTATATCGTCGCGATTTTACTCAGCATATCATCTACTGCGCCGGCCTCTTCACCAATAGCAACCATTTGTGTCACCATATCAGGAAATACAGCCGTGGCGCGCATGGCCGTGTTCATTTGCGTACCGCCAGCGACTTCTTTTTTAACGAATAAAATAGCATCCCGAAACACCGCATTACCCGACGCTCCTGCGGCAGAATCAAGGGCACCGATTAACGGAACGCCCGCAGCAAAAGTCGTGGCTAAGGTGCGACTAAAGCGCGCCACCGCGGCTTTTTTTAATATTTCTCCAATCACAGGGATTTTAAGCATTTTGCCATCTAGACTGTCTCGTAATCGTTTTGATTTTTTATAAGTCTTACTGAATACAATACTCGCTACCACTAAGCCCGCCCCCACGAACAGACCGTAGTCTTGCAAAAAGCGGGAAATAGCCAACACAAACTGAGTAAATGCCGGCAACTCAGCACCAAAGCTACTGAAAATTTCTTCAAATTGCGGTACCACGAATATGAGCAATATGGTGGTGACAATAAAGGCCACTACAATAACGGCCACCGGATAAAACATGGCTTTTTTAATTTTTGATTTTAACGCTTCAGCCTTTTCTTTGTACGTGGCGATCCTGTCGTAAATGGTTTCAAGGGCACCCGATTGCTCTCCGGTCGACACTAAATCGCAATACAAATCATCAAATTGCTCTGGATGTTTGCGCAGCGCACTTGAAAAAGGATTACCCGCTTTTACTTCGCCGCCTATTTCCCCCAGCATTTTGCGCATATTCGGGTTGTTATGCCCACCCGCTATCATATCTATGGTTTGAATTAAGGTGACCCCAGCGCTTAACATCGTCGCGATTTGCCGAGAGATAATACTGATGTCCACGGGTTTGATTTTCTGAGCACCGAAGAAAGGCTTTGAGAGCTTTTTGACTTTCTTAGCCGATACGCCTTGGCGACGTAACAGGTTTTTTGCTTCTAATACCGATAACGCACTGATCTCCCCTTTCACAGTTTGACCTTTACGGTTGGCTCCGCTCCATACAAAGGTAGTGGTGGCTTTTGGCATAGGGCGCTCTCTTAAATGAAAAAGCCCAGCAAGAGGCTGGGCAGAAATTCGTTTTGTTAGCTAATTAACATAAGTTAGCAGCAATACAACCACCTGAAGTAGCCCAGTTGACCGAGCCATCAGCAACAGTGCCGGTTAACACATAAGTTTCAGCGGCGGTAACACCAGACTGCACATCAGCGTTAGGAGTGACAGTTACGACGTATCCAGCTGCTTCTGTTCCTGAGATCACCACGGTGTTCACTAGATCACCTGACGCCCAGCCAGCTTGATCGGCAAGATCATCACAGTTTGCCGGAATACCGGTTTGCACACAGATTTCAACAGCCGTTTTCGCTGGGCCAGCGGCTGACACCACTTCACTGAAGCCGGCTTTTGCCGTGTAAGTTTGATAGGCAGGTAGAGCTATCATGGCTAAGATGCCGATGATGGCCACCACGATCATTAATTCGATTAAGGTAAAACCGCTTTGTTTTTTTGTCGCGACTGTATTGATGTCAGTTGTGTTCATGGAGCTCTCCTGCACTTGCTCGGTGCATGTTTTGTAAGTTGGGCCCTAGTCACGATTTTGTAACAAGGCGTGTTGTTAATTCCAGTTCAGTATAGAACGCCCCGACCAACTGACAAGTATGCAGGGCTATACCTAGGTTTATGAAATTAGTAACTTAACTCATTACCAACCAGATCCTATTGAAAAATAAGGCGGTATCAAAAATTAACCGACTACGCGCAATGATAAATCAATGGCTTGCACATGTTTGGTGAGTGCACCACTTGAAATGTAATCCACTCCCACTTGTGCAAGTTCAGTAATACGCTCTTTGGTGATATTACCGGACACTTCCAATTTACTCGCACCTTGGGTCAATGCGACGGCTTGACGCGTGTCCTGTAATGAGAAATTATCCAGCATAATAATATCCGCTTTCGCATCTAATGCCTGTTTGAGTTCTTCTAAGTTTTCTACTTCCACCTCAACAGGAATATCAGGGTGCATTTCACGCGCTTTTCCTATCGCATTAGCGATAGAGCCACAGGCCAAAATGTGGTTCTCTTTAATCAAATATGCATCAAACAAACCGATACGATGGTTTTTGCCACCGCCACAGGTCACGGCATATTTTTGCGCTAGGCGCATGCCTGGAAGGGTTTTGCGGGTATCCAGCAGCTTAGTGTTACTGTCCCCTAAAGCTTGTACATAATCAGCTACAACGGTGGCAGTACCAGACAATGTTTGTAAGAAGTTTAACGCTGTTCGCTCACCGGTCAAAATCACCCGGGCGTTACCGCTAATCTGACACAATACGGTATCTGCTTTAACGTGCTGCGCATCCTCTACATGCCAATTGATGTCGATATTGTCGTCCAACTGCATGAATGTCGCATTCACCCATTCCTTACCCGCAAGCACACAATCTTCACGGGTGATAATGTTCACCACGATTTGCTGGGGTTCAGGGATGAGGTTGGCAGTAATGTCGCCCATGGTGCAGTCTGGGCCGCCTAAATCTTCGAGTAATGCGGCTTTAACGGCCTCTTGAATTGCGTGTTGTAACATGTTGACTCTTTATTTATGAATAGGAAAATTTAACGATGAGCAAAGCGTTAATCGCTTCGCAGTATTAGCTGGTCGCCTCTTTGCGCGAATTCTACTTGTTTCAAGGCGCTCATCCCAAGCAATATCTCATTGCCCATCATACCGGGATTCAAATGCGCCGTGACATTGCGTAAAACAATACCGCCAATTTGCAGTTCATCAATACTGGTTTGTGAGACGCGTAAACGCCCATTGGCTGTTTGCACCCAAGCTTGACGACCGGGCGTTAGCCCAAGCGACGGACCGAGCGCGCTGGGGATTGACACATTAGTCGCGCCGGTGTCCAACATAAATACAACCGGCTGAGCATTGATTAAACCACTAGTGACGTAATGCCCGTATCGATTTTGCTGCAGTTGTACCTCGATACGCTCACCTCGGGTTTGGCTTTGTGGCGTCGTATTAGGATTAAGTTGCTGAGCAAGTTGTTTATGAAACAATAAGGTCAAAAGGCCCAACCCTGCGGCCCAAGCCAATATCAGCATCCATTTACCCATTGGGCTTTGGTCAGTCTGTGCGGCCTGCAATGGCCCATCTTTTGGCATATTCGATTCGACTTTTATCTTGTGACGTTAAATAATACCAACCTCACTGAGATTTAACAGGGTTGCTGTGTTGTCCTCATTATCACCATCTGATATTTTCACTCGATTAACCATCAATCAGCATAGCGTTGTGCAAGCGCGGCACATCACAACGACTCACAAAGATGAACGCCCAGACCCACAAGATATTTCCGTTTTGGTTATCCATAATATATCGCTGCCGCCAAATCAGTTCGATAATAGCTACATTGAAGACTTTTTTGTCGGCAAGCTCGACCCAGCTGCACACCCTTTCTTTGAAGAGATCCACCAAATGCGTGTGTCAGCCCATTGCGTGATTAAGCGTAACGGTGAAGTCATTCAGTTTGTGCCCTTTGATGAACGAGCTTGGCACGCTGGGGTGTCCAGTTTTCAAGGACGTGAGCGTTGTAACGACTATTCCATCGGCATTGAGCTTGAGGGAACTGATGACAGCGACTATACGACAAAGCAGTATGACGCATTAGAGCAACTCGCCAAGGCTATCATGCTGGCTTACCCAAAAATCACACTTGGGCGAATAGTAGGGCATAATGATATTGCCCCTGGCCGAAAAACGGACCCAGGAAGGTCATTTAACTGGCAACGCCTAAGACAAGGTTTGTGTCTTTAACAAAATATAAAAATAATGATAAAAATAATGATAATAATAATAAAAGTGAGGAATAAGACATGACCTTGATCAGTTTATTACTAGTGCTTTTTGTGGAGCGCGTGACGACTAAATCCAGATACTGGCAGGCCGACTTTTATAGCACTAAATACTTAGCTGCGTGGCAAAAGCGCGATGGGTTATCGAGTGACACTTCATTGCTATTTTTACTCGTAGCGATTGTCATTCCCCCTGTGATTATTTTTTGTTTTTTGAGCTTTGCCGTTGGTCAGATTATCGCGTTTATCATCAGCACGACCATACTCATGGTGTGCATGGGCTGCCCTAGCGTTCGTGCAACCTACAAATGCTATTTACAGGCCGCTAATCGCGGTGACATGGAAGCGTGTAGCTTATACGAAGACCAAATCTGTGACCGCGAACAGATCTCGGCCACATTCGGGCAAAATTTAGTCTGGCAAAATTATCGACACTATGCCGCAGTCATTTTATTCTTTGTACTGCTTGGTGCACCAGGCGCTGTTTTTTACGTATTGGCGCGGGCGGTTCAATCTCAAATGGCCTTTGAGAATAAAACCGCCAATCAACTCATGCATGTTCTTGATTGGTTGCCTGTACGCATTACCTCTTTAGGCTTTTTGTTGGTTGGGCATTTCTCTCGTGCGCTGCCTATTTGGCTGGGACACTTTCTCACGCCGAGCATTTCCGCTAAGAAATTACTGGTGGATGTGTCAAGAGCGGCAGAAGATATCGAGCCAAATGAACGCAATTGCACTGAAGAGCCTTGTACTCTCGTCAAGCTAGCAAAACGAAATATTCTATTCTTAATGGCCGTTATCGCTGGATTAACCCTTGGTGGTTGGCTTAGTTGACACATCAGACCAGCCGGGGTGAATCCCCTTAATCTCCCGCAATTTGGGTTATCTGTTCACTTTTTTTTACTTTATTCAGCTCCTTTTAAGCAAATAGACATTTACCCAATGGCGATACTGCTCTAAGCTATTGGGTCAATTGGTCTTACCAATTGTCCAATTTGCATGTTTTACGTCCCGAGCGTGCGATTTTAAAAGACAGGAGTGGTTACACGACATGCAGCATGTTCGTACAAAAAAATTGTCCGATGAAATAATGGAGCGAATTGAATCCATGTTAATTGACGGCACTTTTCTTTCTGGACAAAAAATGCCGTCTGAACGTGAGCTGGCATTAAAGTTTGCGGTGTCTCGTCCTTCCGTTCGTGAAGCAATACAAAAATTGGAAGCCAAAGGACTAGTTGAACGCAAGCAAGGCGGCGGAACATTTGTAAAACGTCGGATGAACACGTTGCTCACCGACCCGTTAATGGCCTTGTTAACCACGCGGCCTGAAACGCAATTTGATTTATTAGAATTTCGTCACGCGCTCGAAGGAATGGCAGCTTATTACGCTGCGTTACGGGGACAACAGAGTGATTACGACGCCTTGCAAAATGCACTGTTAAACTTACCCAGTGCAACGCAGCAAAGTGATCACAATAAAGAAGCCGAAGCATTGGTTGAATTTTATCTAACAATGGCTATTGCAGCCCATAACGTGGTGTTATTACATGTTATGCGCAGCTTCGAAGCCCTTTTAAAAGATAATATTTATCGAAATTTAGTTTTTTTATCTGCCTACCCTGACGCTCAGCTGATGATTAATTCTCAACGTAAAAATATTGTACAAGCCATTATTAACCGTGACCCTGAATTGGCTCGCGAGGCAAGTAACGAACACCTTGGATACATAGAAAAAACCTTGTTAGATATTAATCGTCAAGACATGCGTATACAAAGAGCGTTGCGAAGAATAGAAGTAAAAGAGTAGTCGTTTTAAGTAAACAATGAATCGCTTTTATGACCGGTATGCACTACATAAGTGCTACTGAAATAAAAGTAAATTTGATAAACAACTTTAAATATAGGAGAGCACCATGGCTGATATGATGCATCCGGATGTGGATCCACAAGAAACGCAAGAATGGTTAGATGCCTTAGACGCAGTATTAGAAGAAGAAGGCATTGACCGTGCGCATTATTTGCTAGAAAGCTTAGTAGAAAAAGCCCGTCGCAATGGTGCGTATTTGCCTTATGATGCGACCACAGCATATATCAATACGATCCCTGCAGGCCAAGAGCCTACCATGCCAGGTGACCAAACCATTGAAGCCAACATCCGCAGAGCCATTCGCTGGAACGCGATGATGATGGTGCTTCGCGGCTCTAAGAAAGACTTAGAGCTAGGCGGCCATATTTCAAGTTTTGCCTCTTCTGCCATGTTGTACGATGTAGGCTTTAACCACTTTTTCCGCGCACCTAACGAGAAAGATGGCGGTGATTACTTGTTCGTACAAGGTCACGTGTCACCTGGAATATACTCACGTGCATTTATTGAAGGGCGTCTAAGCGAAGACCAACTTGACGGCTTCCGTCAGGAAGTAGACGGCAAAGGTGTTTCATCTTATCCGCACCCTAAATTAATGCCTGATTTCTGGCAGTTCCCAACTGTATCTATGGGCTTAGGCCCGATGCAGGCGATTTACTTGGCGCGCTTCTTAAAATACCTGACCAGCCGAGGCCTGAAAGACTGTTCAGATCAACGCGTATGGTGCTTTATGGGTGACGGTGAAGTCGATGAGCCAGAAAGCTTGGGGGCTATTGGTCTTGCATCACGCGAAGGCCTAGATAACCTAACATTTGTCATTAACTGTAACCTACAGCGCCTAGATGGCCCGGTACGTGGTAATGGTAAGATTATCCAGGAACTAGAAGGCACGTTCCGCGGCGCAGGCTGGGAAGTATTGAAAGTTATTTGGGGTCGTTACTGGGATCCACTATTGGCCCGCGACTCATCAGGCAAATTGCTTGATGTGATGAACGAAACGGTTGATGGTGAATACCAAAACTACAAAGCGAAAGGCGGTGCTTACACACGTGAGAACTTCTTTGGCAAATACCCTGAGCTAAAAGAAATGGTGTCAAATATGTCAGACGATGACATTTGGCGCTTGAACCGTGGCGGTCACGATCCGGTTAAAGT encodes:
- a CDS encoding alpha/beta hydrolase produces the protein MSFKRLVFRPLLTLTLILLTASQANATVTAGLAKFDQLYQNQLGQIISCSSQPSHRHKVCSSLLKNEGNAPFVLHHGDKTQKVFVLFHGLSDSPFFLTTIAQSLYDQGYNVLVALLPGHGKKEADADMQDPELAARWHDNVQNMIGLAPEFGTDLYIGGFSTGGALAAQYVLENPNEATGLLLFSGALALDPSVETMANIWGIKWLAKTLDGDYQSVGPNPFKYPSVARYSAFQLTDVIFSVRDLLEQQKPLDIALFAAHSEADNTTPISGVKDLIAYNKGESILFSIENDLDVCHADLVVNNEQIQQMDFDESQVTEILPCSVPKANPKHQKMLGALQAFISKQ
- a CDS encoding glutathione peroxidase codes for the protein MSNPNFADKTGQRVPNVTFPVRVNDEWEKRTTDEIFSGKTVVVFSLPGAFTPTCSSTHLPRYNELAKVFKANGVDEIVCVSVNDTFVMNAWAQDQEAQNISLLPDGNCEFTDGMGLLVDKADLGFGKRSWRYSMLVKDGVVDKMFIEPDLPGDPFEVSDADTMLEYIAPNAAKPAPAAIFTKPGCPFCTKAKALLTEKGYEFEELVMGKEITFTGMKAISGNDTWPQVFINGQHIGGSDELAEFFNK
- the yacG gene encoding DNA gyrase inhibitor YacG, giving the protein MKVNCPSCKTSVEWHESSPFRPFCSKKCQLIDLGEWADEQKAIPCGPSKDAETSQLPDIEEIEAMLSQQGDDFFKA
- the zapD gene encoding cell division protein ZapD; the encoded protein is MPQAIYEFPLNEKVRTYLRLEQLFQQLNQVKEATKSWQYIQFLSSLFTLLDLLERLDLRTDVLKDIEVQEKNLVLWSQHPNIDNDALQSALQQILRLREELKSAKKFGSDLKEDRFLAAIRQRFSIPGGTCSFDLPSLHYWLQQPFERIQGDIKGWMSDIDLIDRGLQVILAFLRERGRFVPIEAAKGFYQGIADDKNELIRVISATDQGYYPMLSGNKYRYAIRFMLFTPNMQGSTTVDEHVTCKLACC
- the coaE gene encoding dephospho-CoA kinase (Dephospho-CoA kinase (CoaE) performs the final step in coenzyme A biosynthesis.); this encodes MSNYVVGISGGIGSGKTTVTNEFAKLDVDIIDADVIARDVVAPGTEGLRAIITKFGTGILDQGQCLNRRALREIIFSDEQAKAWLNALLHPLIRQETLRQTIEATSAYCMLSVPLLVENGSYKTVDRVLIVDVPEEMQLQRSMARDKADETLIKSIMASQATRQQRLEVADDVIDNSGNEIALVKQVANLHHSYLKYAGAIDQS
- a CDS encoding prepilin peptidase; translation: MDAIFQLMADSLIFFLGFVFIISLMIGSFLNVVIYRLPIMMERSWKADFHAHFDTDTALENTPSKAPTEPANFNLVKPDSTCPNCQHKIRAWENIPVLSWLLLRGKCSQCQNAISVRYPLVELGTAFCSVWIAWHFGYSWSALAAVVLTWVLVALIFIDIDTMLLPDQLTLPLLWMGLLFSIINPDVTPTDSIIGATTGYLSLWSVYWAFKLLTGKEGMGYGDFKLLAALGAWLGWQYLPIVILMSSLVGAVIGISILTIQGKDKGQAIPFGPYLAIAGWLTLLYGDWISDYYWQWVGIR
- a CDS encoding type II secretion system F family protein, whose amino-acid sequence is MPKATTTFVWSGANRKGQTVKGEISALSVLEAKNLLRRQGVSAKKVKKLSKPFFGAQKIKPVDISIISRQIATMLSAGVTLIQTIDMIAGGHNNPNMRKMLGEIGGEVKAGNPFSSALRKHPEQFDDLYCDLVSTGEQSGALETIYDRIATYKEKAEALKSKIKKAMFYPVAVIVVAFIVTTILLIFVVPQFEEIFSSFGAELPAFTQFVLAISRFLQDYGLFVGAGLVVASIVFSKTYKKSKRLRDSLDGKMLKIPVIGEILKKAAVARFSRTLATTFAAGVPLIGALDSAAGASGNAVFRDAILFVKKEVAGGTQMNTAMRATAVFPDMVTQMVAIGEEAGAVDDMLSKIATIYEAEVDDMVDGLTSLLEPMIMAVLGVVIGGLIVAMYLPIFEMGNVV
- a CDS encoding pilin, translating into MNTTDINTVATKKQSGFTLIELMIVVAIIGILAMIALPAYQTYTAKAGFSEVVSAAGPAKTAVEICVQTGIPANCDDLADQAGWASGDLVNTVVISGTEAAGYVVTVTPNADVQSGVTAAETYVLTGTVADGSVNWATSGGCIAANLC
- the nadC gene encoding carboxylating nicotinate-nucleotide diphosphorylase codes for the protein MLQHAIQEAVKAALLEDLGGPDCTMGDITANLIPEPQQIVVNIITREDCVLAGKEWVNATFMQLDDNIDINWHVEDAQHVKADTVLCQISGNARVILTGERTALNFLQTLSGTATVVADYVQALGDSNTKLLDTRKTLPGMRLAQKYAVTCGGGKNHRIGLFDAYLIKENHILACGSIANAIGKAREMHPDIPVEVEVENLEELKQALDAKADIIMLDNFSLQDTRQAVALTQGASKLEVSGNITKERITELAQVGVDYISSGALTKHVQAIDLSLRVVG
- a CDS encoding retropepsin-like aspartic protease family protein, with translation MPKDGPLQAAQTDQSPMGKWMLILAWAAGLGLLTLLFHKQLAQQLNPNTTPQSQTRGERIEVQLQQNRYGHYVTSGLINAQPVVFMLDTGATNVSIPSALGPSLGLTPGRQAWVQTANGRLRVSQTSIDELQIGGIVLRNVTAHLNPGMMGNEILLGMSALKQVEFAQRGDQLILRSD
- the ampD gene encoding 1,6-anhydro-N-acetylmuramyl-L-alanine amidase AmpD, with the protein product MLSSLSPSDIFTRLTINQHSVVQARHITTTHKDERPDPQDISVLVIHNISLPPNQFDNSYIEDFFVGKLDPAAHPFFEEIHQMRVSAHCVIKRNGEVIQFVPFDERAWHAGVSSFQGRERCNDYSIGIELEGTDDSDYTTKQYDALEQLAKAIMLAYPKITLGRIVGHNDIAPGRKTDPGRSFNWQRLRQGLCL
- the ampE gene encoding beta-lactamase regulator AmpE, with amino-acid sequence MTLISLLLVLFVERVTTKSRYWQADFYSTKYLAAWQKRDGLSSDTSLLFLLVAIVIPPVIIFCFLSFAVGQIIAFIISTTILMVCMGCPSVRATYKCYLQAANRGDMEACSLYEDQICDREQISATFGQNLVWQNYRHYAAVILFFVLLGAPGAVFYVLARAVQSQMAFENKTANQLMHVLDWLPVRITSLGFLLVGHFSRALPIWLGHFLTPSISAKKLLVDVSRAAEDIEPNERNCTEEPCTLVKLAKRNILFLMAVIAGLTLGGWLS
- a CDS encoding GntR family transcriptional regulator, whose translation is MQHVRTKKLSDEIMERIESMLIDGTFLSGQKMPSERELALKFAVSRPSVREAIQKLEAKGLVERKQGGGTFVKRRMNTLLTDPLMALLTTRPETQFDLLEFRHALEGMAAYYAALRGQQSDYDALQNALLNLPSATQQSDHNKEAEALVEFYLTMAIAAHNVVLLHVMRSFEALLKDNIYRNLVFLSAYPDAQLMINSQRKNIVQAIINRDPELAREASNEHLGYIEKTLLDINRQDMRIQRALRRIEVKE